A genomic region of Plasmodium cynomolgi strain B DNA, chromosome 5, whole genome shotgun sequence contains the following coding sequences:
- a CDS encoding hypothetical protein (putative), with product MINLDVANLNDVNLILERLEAHDRFIEAKIELFEEIDKTPHSYSASVGGADLTGGDGNNGKEVTPSSIQPANSVGTSADTTNTTDCSSKRGTQKNSIKKKKVPEVIHTKEKKNILTNVINILNYVFPDYEFKFLSKSNLKQIKNMNTVIDNINYNLFYVIENIYRGFNKRIWKILKELIDFKHCDVYTYLNDTDNDPYVDKESISSFNYFFLRKKIKEFYSFR from the coding sequence ATGATCAACCTAGACGTTGCGAACCTGAACGAtgtgaatttaattttagaaAGGCTTGAGGCACACGACAGATTTATCGAAGCCAAAATAGAGTTGTTCGAAGAAATAGACAAAACACCCCACAGTTACAGCGCCAGTGTAGGAGGTGCGGACCTCACAGGGGGGGACGGAAACAACGGCAAGGAGGTTACCCCCTCGAGTATACAACCAGCCAACTCAGTTGGCACATCAGCAGACACGACGAACACCACCGATTGTAGCAGCAAACGTGGGACACAGAaaaattcaataaaaaaaaaaaaagtaccagAAGTCATACAcaccaaagaaaaaaaaaacatcctcACAAATGTcattaacattttaaattatgtattcCCAGATtatgaatttaaatttttaagtaaatccaatttgaagcaaataaaaaatatgaacacagTCATAGATAATATTAActacaatttattttacgtcattgaaaatatatatcgaGGTTTTAACAAAagaatttggaaaattttaaaagagcTAATCGATTTTAAGCATTGTGATGTGTATACTTATTTGAACGATACGGACAATGATCCCTATGTGGATAAAGAAAGCATTTCAagttttaattatttttttttgcgaaaaaaaataaaagaattttattcatttcgt
- a CDS encoding prohibitin-like protein (putative), which yields MKGNFLLFKNYAKWRKRGTHQMGTKWYAHSVAELVNTKKKGGEKNKYFSAGHIKDGINKYANEAPTRVSVLNADFAPKVSHHNYDDDVALTSNAEGPTYENERKPQDEIKLRCAKSLKLLGMCVITSLFFYCTFKKVPEGYICLVQNKNDDTKFTRVYETLDKKKVRVKLQVKMKPKIPFIIEIFSSFGVNYSTNYIEKEMNLDIMNVVKNYHLDTLVEENKEANRMPHVTVDEVVDQIMDRFYDCSVFHKIILLDVSILFERAE from the exons ATGAAAGGgaatttcctcctcttcaaaaattatgcaaaatggcGCAAACGAGGCACTCATCAAATGGGCACAAAATGGTATGCACACAGTGTAGCAGAGCTGGTgaataccaaaaaaaagggcggaGAGAAGAACAAATACTTTTCTGCAGGTCATATAAAAGATGGAATTAATAAATACGCAAATGAAGCCCCAACACGTGTCAGCGTCCTAAATGCAGATTTCGCCCCAAAGGTTAGTCATCACAATTATGATGATGATGTCGCTTTGACGAGCAATGCGGAGGGGCCTACTTACGAAAATGAGAGGAAACCACAGGACGAGATAAAATTACGGTGTGCAAAAAGTCTCAAACTGTTAGGCATGTGCGTAATCACTTCCTTATTCTTCTATTGCACATTTAAGAAAGTACCAGAGGGGTATATCTGTTTAgtacaaaacaaaaatgacgacACA AAGTTTACACGTGTGTACGAGACGTTGGATAAAAAGAAAGTCCGCGTAAAATTACAAGTCAAAATGAAACCCAAAATTCCGTTTATTATCGAAATTTTTAGTTCCTTCGGGGTTAATTACAGCACGAATTAtattgaaaaggaaatgaaCTTGGATATTATGAATGTAGTGAAGAATTATCACTTGGATACGTTAGTagaggaaaataaagagGCCAATCGTATGCCACACGTTACAGTGGATGAAGTAGTTGATCAAATTATGGACAGATTTTACGACTGCTCCGTTTTTCACAAGATAATTCTTTTGGATGTCTCCATCCTGTTTGAACGGGCAGAATAG
- a CDS encoding hypothetical protein (putative), whose product MGNTLLKEKPADIFRKKGDILNLRNLKAVHIEKVYPPLKKSKKISVCRCWKSNNFPYCDNSHQKLQQQGVICGPLLLEVRRSNNATA is encoded by the coding sequence ATGGGAAACACACTACTAAAGGAAAAGCCAGCTgatatttttagaaaaaaaggagacattTTAAACCTGCGGAACTTAAAGGCTGTGCACATCGAGAAGGTGTACCCTCCGctaaaaaaatccaaaaaaatttccgTGTGCAGATGCTGGAAATCGAATAACTTCCCCTATTGTGACAATTCTCATCAGAAGTTGCAGCAGCAGGGGGTGATTTGCGGCCCACTGCTTTTAGAAGTCCGACGAAGTAACAATGCGACtgcg
- a CDS encoding small GTP-binding protein sar1 (putative), with the protein MLKDDRVAQHVPTLHPHSEELVVGKIRFKTFDLGGHETARRIWRDYFAAVDAVVFMIDTTDRSRFDEAREELKHLLETEELSNVPFVVLGNKIDKPDAASEDELRQHLNLFSNLTVHNMKGNSGVRPVELFMCSVIRRMGYAAAFKWISQFLT; encoded by the coding sequence ATGCTAAAAGACGATCGGGTGGCCCAGCACGTACCCACGTTGCACCCCCATTCAGAAGAACTAGTTGTGGGGAAAATAAGATTCAAAACCTTTGACCTTGGAGGGCATGAAACTGCTAGGAGAATCTGGAGGGACTATTTTGCAGCGGTGGACGCTGTCGTATTTATGATCGATACAACGGACAGGTCTAGATTTGATGAAGCAAGAGAGGAGTTAAAGCATCTCCTCGAAACGGAAGAATTAAGTAACGTTCCCTTTGTTGTCCTAGGAAATAAAATCGACAAGCCTGATGCAGCTAGCGAAGATGAATTAAGACagcatttaaatttattttccaacCTGACTGTGCATAACATGAAGGGAAATTCAGGGGTGAGGCCAGTTGAGCTCTTCATGTGTAGCGTCATAAGAAGGATGGGTTACGCAGCGGCATTCAAGTGGATATCGCAGTTTCTGACG
- a CDS encoding hypothetical protein (putative): protein MDGEQNGKFNPPMSNAEEAQPIDFLQLNKDNYDMLKHTQSEFYNVTHECLIHLFKLLCRDKILVVQNNTNAINIGSLKKGSQLSTTLALQIKGCLERELSKSNSPSAISVEESPNHVLHKTGESKSLSEGRHSSYCDSFREPLSTPDAIATQDRHSSRFPALGPVSANCNKEGAPNGEKKRNIQDASSEEGQEEEKEGDLLPERARGKREESFTQGIQQGIAQGIEQGIAQHITQDIAKSVIQRGPPGKGNTRSCTGAKTTKRAPKQSDLIIERMQEWTRGGNPERRKNTTSGRTREKAEKKRKRKKKATASQCLNSQTLCSKHNLYELFEKYNVRDGFKHDVIQTNIDPNCSYVNVNYLNRAFFRESKYAICAFHFNKFSYVQTMADLKFTPYELTKQMRNQFVRDSCPYVTYSPNLQPSRILKGAPSSGGGIGGGSVKGSGEDSAKGRGQDSAGDVREFPNHNEKLFYEQSAFNFPALLLNLLDEKESAATAERGRSITQGHGEVKKKCQGNKRSDSVEEQEGPPIEVNPNYDQFGQITNFLSPNEGYTFDALGELNRHVEGDNDYQQSEPQSSASNVDPFEQNWGKKKKNEKRLKKLCEDVSKELNKCVSVKNFLFYDAPICFCLYGNDLNNKRQYNTYINSYTFLFDVVRFFGNNTAVGNEIGRLYLHDRVSFVCEKENAEMAPHCLSEEGDQNGQNLRKEESSPQVGGTTDGDPFWEDDPFVRLRRASRINRLGSRDGLPNYDHLLHKFKRSGLFFMSKDITYQTFQHMLQNEYYIPVPKYLKNDIKMKEQNFQCTPASCFKNHAIGFYNKKLSDVFNSIDFGDIKNFDMHQYIYHEYFNLSGIQTGTTGSATLDKYIDHGEGKYSNSPTLGGFKGGYKMDCTLLNKLYKLWPSDSHSCESKGDYLEMMKTLENRKKVIFHK, encoded by the exons ATGGATGGAGAACAGAATGGGAAATTCAATCCTCCCATGTCCAATGCTGAAGAAGCGCAACCTATTGACTTCCTACAACTAAATAAGGACAATTACGACATGTTAAAACACACACAGTCTGAGTTTTACAATGTAACACACGAATGCTTGATCCACCTGTTTAAGCTACTGTGTCGAGATAAAATTCTTGTGGTGCAGAATAACACAAATGCCATAAATATAGGCAGCTTGAAAAAAGGGTCCCAATTAAGTACAACGCTTGCCTTACAAATTAAGGGATGCCTTGAGAGGGAGCTCTCTAAGTCTAACTCACCATCCGCTATCTCTGTTGAGGAATCACCCAACCATGTTCTtcacaaaacgggggaatCAAAGAGTCTGTCGGAGGGTAGGCACTCTTCCTACTGTGACTCCTTCAGGGAGCCTCTGTCGACCCCAGATGCGATTGCCACGCAGGATCGACATAGTAGTAGATTTCCTGCTTTAGGCCCCGTGTCTGCGAACTGCAACAAAGAGGGAGCACCtaatggagagaaaaaaaggaacattcAGGATGCTTCTTCGGAGGAAGggcaagaggaagaaaaagaaggggatTTATTACCTGAACGggcaaggggaaaaagggaggaaagcTTTACGCAGGGAATCCAGCAGGGTATCGCGCAGGGCATCGAGCAGGGCATCGCTCAGCATATCACACAGGATATCGCGAAGAGTGTCATACAAAGGGGCCCCCCCGGAAAAGGCAACACCCGCAGCTGCACCGGTGCAAAGACCACCAAGCGCGCGCCAAAACAGTCGGATTTGATCATCGAGCGGATGCAGGAGTGGACACGAGGAGGAAACCCcgagaggagaaaaaacaccACCAGTGGTAGAACCAGGGagaaggcagaaaaaaaaagaaaaagaaagaaaaaagcaactGCCTCCCAGTGCCTTAACAGTCAGACCCTCTGCTCCAAACACAACCTTTATGAGCTGTTTGAAAAATACAATGTAAGGGACGGATTTAAGCACGATGTCATTCAGACTAATATTGATCCCAATTGCAGTTACGTTAATGTAAATTACCTGAACAGGGCATTCTTTAGGGAAAGTAAATATGCCATCTgcgcttttcattttaataaattttcttatgTGCAAACCATGGCCGATTTGAAGTTCACTCCGTATGAACTGACCAAACAGATGAGGAATCAATTTGTGCGGGACAGCTGTCCGTACGTGACGTACTCGCCGAATTTGCAGCCCAGTCGGATACTCAAGGGGGCGCCCTCCAGCGGGGGAGGCATCGGGGGAGGCAGCGTAAAAGGCAGCGGAGAAGACAGCGCAAAAGGCAGAGGCCAAGACAGCGCCGGCGATGTGCGCGAATTCCCCAACCACAATGAGAAACTCTTTTACGAACAGAGCGCCTTTAATTTTCCGGCATTGCTGCTAAACCTGCTGGACGAGAAAGAAAGCGCCGCGACGGctgaaaggggaagaagcatcACGCAGGGGCATGgggaggtgaagaaaaaatgtcaagGCAATAAACGTAGTGACAGCGTAGAAGAACAGGAAGGACCCCCCATCGAAGTGAACCCTAATTACGACCAATTCGGTCAGATCACCAATTTTCTGTCCCCAAATGAGGGTTACACATTTGACGCGCTGGGAGAATTAAACAGACACGTAGAGGGAGATAACGACTATCAACAGAGCGAGCCGCAAAGCAGTGCAAGCAATGTGGACCCCTTTG AgcaaaattggggaaaaaaaaaaaaaaacgaaaagaggTTAAAGAAACTCTGCGAGGATGTCTCCAAAGAGTTGAACAAATGCGTatctgtaaaaaatttcctctttTACGACGCGCCCATTTGTTTCTGCCTGTATGGAAATGACCTGAATAATAAAAGGCAATACAACACCTACATTAATTCATATACGTTCCTTTTTGACGTGGTACGTTTTTTCGGCAACAATACTGCAGTTGGGAATGAAATTGGGCGACTTTACCTGCATGACCGTGTGTCATTTGTGtgtgaaaaggaaaatgctGAAATGGCACCCCATTGCTTAAGTGAAGAAGGCGATCAGAATGGGCAAAATTTACGCAAAGAAGAATCTTCCCCCCAAGTTGGTGGAACAACCGATGGGGACCCCTTCTGGGAGGACGACCCCTTCGTGCGACTGAGACGTGCCAGTCGTATCAACCGTTTGGGAAGCAGGGACGGACTCCCCAATTACGATCACCTGTTGCATAAATTCAAAAGGAGTGGACTATTCTTCATGAGCAAAGACATCACGTACCAAACATTTCAACACATGCTGCAGAATGAGTACTACATTCCCGTGCCGAAATATTTGAAGAAcgacataaaaatgaaggaacaaaatttccAGTGCACACCTGCCAGCTGCTTCAAAAATCATGCCATAGGGTTttacaacaaaaaattatcggATGTATTCAATTCCATCGACTTTggtgatataaaaaatttcgacaTGCACCAGTATATCTACCACGAATATTTTAACCTTTCGGGCATTCAGACAGGCACCACTGGAAGTGCTACTTTGGATAAGTACATAGACCATGGAGAGGGGAAGTATAGCAATTCCCCTACCTTGGGTGGTTTTAAGGGAGGATACAAAATGGATTGCACTCTGTTGAACAAGCTATATAAGTTGTGGCCTAGTGACTCCCACAGCTGCGAATCCAAGGGGGATTACTTG gaaATGATGAAGACGCTTGAAAACAGGAAAAAGGTTATCTTTCAcaagtag